Proteins encoded together in one Poecile atricapillus isolate bPoeAtr1 chromosome 15, bPoeAtr1.hap1, whole genome shotgun sequence window:
- the MTG2 gene encoding mitochondrial ribosome-associated GTPase 2 — translation MAVLCGAVLGRSLRIAEALGCRSWKPVVLLLSPPAFSTTCARCAKDRRLRQKRAISERQLTRYFVDQRKVRVVGGQGGGGGHSFYSEPRKVFGGPDGGNGGDGGHVIFKADQQMKSLSSVFPFYQGFNGERGGSKNCYGANGAHMYVKVPVGTLVKEDGKVVADLVQHGEEYIAAYGGAGGKGNRFFLSNENRAPTLFTPGEPGQERVLHLELKTAAHAGLVGFPNAGKSSLLRAISRAKPAVAAYPFTTLNPHVGIVHYQDYEQVAVADIPGLIKGAHQNRGLGMAFLKHIERCRFLLYVVDLSVPQPWIQLQDLKDELEAYEKGLSERPCVVVGNKIDLAQSRINLPLLREQVADRVIALSALTGDNLEELLLHLRELYDTYVRTEQAQGQSPVKW, via the exons ATGGCGGTGCTGTGTGGGGCCGTGCTGGGCCGCTCGCTGAGGATCGCTGAGGCTCTCGGCTGCCGGTCCTGGAAGCCGGTCGTGCTCCTGCTCAGCCCGCCGGCTTTCTCCACGACCTGCGCCCGGTGCGCCAAGGACAGGCGGCTGAGGCAAAAAAGAGCCATTTCGGAGCGGCAGCTG ACACGTTATTTCGTGGATCAGCGGAAAGTGCGCGTGGTTGGAggacaaggaggaggagggggccATTCCTTCTACAGTGAGCCCAGAAAAGTATTTGGAGGTCCTGATGGTGGAAATGGAGGTGATGGGGGTCATGTAATTTTTAAAG CTGACCAGCAAATGAAATCACTTTCTTCAGTGTTCCCCTTCTATCAGGGTTTTAAcggagagagaggaggaagcaAAAACTGTTATGGAGCTAATGGTGCACACATGTATGTTAAA GTCCCTGTAGGTACTTTGGTGAAGGAGGATGGCAAAGTCGTGGCTGACCTCGTTCAGCATGGAGAAGAGTACATTGCAGCTtatggaggagctggaggcaaAGGGAATCGCTTCTTTCTCTCCAATGAAAACCGTGCTCCGACATTATTTACTCCAGGAGAGCCAGGTCAGGAGAGGGTCCTTCATCTGGAGCTCAAGACAGCAGCTCATGCAGGATTG GTGGGCTTTCCCAATGCTGGCAAATCCTCACTTTTGAGAGCCATCTCCCGGGCAAagccagctgtggctgcctaTCCATTCACAACCCTTAACCCTCATGTTGGCATTGTCCACTATCAAGACTATGAACAAGTGGCAG TTGCTGACATTCCTGGCCTGATCAAAGGTGCTCATCAGAACCGTGGGCTGGGGATGGCCTTCCTAAAGCACATTGAGCGCTGCCGCTTCCTCTTGTACGTGGTGGATCTCTCCGTGCCTCAGCCGTGGATCCAGCTGCAAGACTTGAAAGATGAACTGGAAGCATATGAAAAAGGCTTGTCTGAGAGGCCTTGTGTTGTGGTTGGGAATAAGATTGACCTTGCTCAGTCCAGGATCAATCTGCCACTCCTTAGGGAGCAGGTAGCTGACAGGGTCATAGCGTTGTCTGCGCTGACAGGAGACAACTtggaggagctgctgttgcATCTGAGAGAGCTGTATGACACTTATGTGAGGACAGAACAGGCACAAGGACAAAGCCCAGTCAAGTGGTAG
- the HRH3 gene encoding histamine H3 receptor, producing the protein MQSGLGGFRDALGVSGLLGRVLGAGAGGGSGRGGEGQQPRGGGSAGAVRAMESGGALNGSATAAGRFPAAGTAALGALMALLIAVTVAGNALVMLAFVADSSLRTQNNFFLLNLAISDFLVGAFCIPLYVPYVLTGRWIFGRSLCKLWLVVDYLLCTSSVFNIVLISYDRFLSVTRAVAYRAQQGNTRQAVLKMMMVWVLAFLLYGPAIISWEYISGQSIIPIGECYAEFFYNWYFLMTASTLEFFTPFISVMFFNLSIYLNIQKRTKMRLDVFHEVHNQSFTEEMERSPEAKLSLKCCKWEQKESAETLDLSKSKAQAATSTSSLDAKDLLATSSESSRKPKCCNKKSCKNSASTLSSEKQVKIMSQSTTQRFRLSRDKKVAKSLAVIVGIFGICWAPYTLLMIIRAGCHGQCISEFWYETSFWLLWINSAVNPVLYPLCHSSFRRAFIKLLCPKKLKIQPHNALQNY; encoded by the exons ATGCAGAGCGGCTTGGGAGGCTTTAGGGATGCTCTGGGGGTTTCGGGGCTGCTCGGGAGGGTTCTGggggccggggcgggaggcgggagcgggcggggcggggaggggcaGCAGCCCCGCGGCGGCGGCTCGGCGGGAGCGGTGCGGGCCATGGAGAGCGGCGGGGCGCTGAACGGCTCCGCCACCGCCGCCGGCCGCTTCCCCGCCGCGGGCACGGCAGCGCTGGGAGCGCTCATGGCCCTGCTCATCGCCGTCACCGTGGCGGGCAACGCGCTGGTCATGCTGGCCTTCGTGGCGGACTCCAGCCTGCGCACCCAGAACAACTTCTTCCTCCTCAACCTGGCCATCTCGGATTTCCTCGTAG GTGCCTTCTGCATCCCCCTGTACGTGCCCTATGTGCTGACGGGGAGATGGATCTTCGGGAGAAGCCTCTGCAAACTCTGGCTGGTGGTTGATTACTTGCTGTGCACCTCTTCGGTCTTCAACATCGTACTGATTAGCTACGACAGATTCCTCTCGGTGACAAGAGCG GTCGCCTACAGAGCCCAGCAAGGCAATACCAGGCAAGCAGTGCTGAAGATGATGATGGTGTGGGTGTTGGCATTCCTGCTGTACGGACCTGCCATTATCAGCTGGGAGTACATATCAGGCCAGAGCATCATCCCCATCGGGGAATGCTACGCTGAGTTCTTCTACAACTGGTATTTCCTCATGACAGCCTCCACGCTGGAGTTTTTCACCCCTTTCATCAGTGTGATGTTTTTCAACCTAAGCATTTACCTGAACATACAGAAGCGCACCAAAATGCGCCTGGATGTTTTCCACGAAGTGCACAACCAGTCCTTCACTGAAGAGATGGAAAGGAGCCCAGAAGCAAAGCTTTCTTTGAAATGCTGTAAGTGGGAGCAGAAGGAGTCAGCTGAAACCCTCGACCTCTCTAAGAGCAAAGCTCAAGCAGCAACCTCCACTTCCAGCCTGGATGCCAAAGACCTGCTGGCAACAAGCTCGGAGAGCTCCAGGAAACCCAAGTGTTGCAACAAAAAGAGCTGTAAAAATTCAGCCTCCACTCTGTCCTCAGAGAAACAGGTGAAGATCATGTCCCAGAGCACAACTCAACGCTTCAGGCTCTCTAGAGACAAGAAAGTGGCCAAATCACTGGCAGTCATTGTGGGCATTTTCGGGATTTGCTGGGCACCGTACACTCTCCTGATGATCATCCGCGCTGGCTGCCACGGCCAGTGCATCTCTGAGTTCTGGTATGAGACTTCTTTTTGGCTGCTGTGGATCAACTCAGCTGTCAACCCTGTCCTGTACCCTCTCTGCCACTCCAGCTTCAGAAGGGCTTTTATTAAACTCCTTTGTCCCAAGAAACTGAAGATTCAGCCTCATAATGCCCTTCAGAACTACTGA
- the SS18L1 gene encoding calcium-responsive transactivator gives MSVAFASARPRGKGEVTQQTIQKMLDENHHLIQCIMDYQSKGKTAECTQYQQILHRNLVYLATIADSNQNMQSLLPAPPTQNINLGPGGMSQSASNQSLHSQSNLSDAIGTGLPPSSLMQSQISNGPNHVSMQQSGQSTMPTTSLSMTVSSHGTGPGYSHTVPASQNVPMQGQGSIGNYVSRTNINMQSNPVSMMHQQAATSHYNSAQGGSQHYQGQSSIAMMSQSNQGNSMMGQRPMGPYRASQQGSSQQYMGQEEYYSEQYSHGQGSSEPMNQQYYPDGHGDYAYQQSSYTEQSYDRSFDDSTQHYYEGGNSQYSQQQAGYQQGAAQQQTYSQQQYPNQQSYPGQQQGYGPAQGASSQYSSYQQGQGQQYGSYRASQTGPSAQQQRPYGYEQGQYGNYQQ, from the exons atGTCGGTTGCCTTTGCTTCTGCTCGCCCAAGAGGCAAAGGAGAGGTCACCCAGCAAACTATCCAGAAG ATGCTGGATGAAAATCACCACCTAATACAATGTATTATGGATTATCAGAGCAAGGGAAAAACTGCAGAATGTACTCA ATACCAACAAATCTTGCACAGAAACTTGGTTTATTTGGCAACAATAGCAGACTCTAACCAGAATATGCAGTCCTTGCTTCCTGCT CCACCAACGCAAAATATAAACTTGGGCCCAGGAGGGATGAGTCAGAGCGCATCCAACCAATCCCTCCACTCCCAGAGCAATCTCAGCGATGCCATCGGGACCggccttcctccctcctccctcatGCAGAGTCAGATTAGCAATG GTCCTAACCACGTGTCTATGCAGCAGTCAGGCCAGAGCACCATGCCCACGACCTCTCTGAGTATGACTGTCAGCAGCCATGGGACTGGCCCTGGTTACAGCCACACAGTGCCTGCGTCTCAGAATGTGCCAATGCAAGGCCAGGGCTCAATAGGCAATTACGTCTCTCGAACAAACATCAACATGCAGTCTAATCCAG TCTCCATGATGCACCAGCAAGCAGCAACGTCACATTACAACTCTGCACAAGGAGGGAGCCAGCACTACCAGGGACAATCCTCCATTGCCATGATGAGCCAGAGCAACCAAGGCAACAGCATGATGGGGCAGCGACCCATGGGCCCTTACAGAGCTTCACAGCAAG GTTCCTCGCAGCAGTACATGGGTCAGGAAGAATATTACAGTGAGCAGTACAGTCATGGCCAAGGCTCCTCAGAACCTATGAATCAGCAATACTATCCAGATG GACATGGTGATTATGCCTATCAGCAGTCATCCTATACTGAACAGAGCTACGACCGGTCGTTTGACGACTCTACACAACACTATTATGAAGGAG GAAATTCTCAGtacagccagcagcaggcagggtaCCAACAGGGAGCTGCACAACAGCAAACATATTCCCAGCAGCAATACCCAAATCAACAGAGTTACCCAGGACAGCAGCAAGGATATG GTCCTGCACAAGGAGCCTCTTCACAGTATTCCAGCTACcaacagggacaggggcagcaATATGGAAGTTACAGAGCTTCCCAGACAGGCCCATCCGCTCAGCAACAGAGGCCTTATGGCTATGAGCAG ggaCAATATGGAAATTACCAgcaataa